Sequence from the bacterium genome:
TTCGCGTCCGTCCCCGGGGTGGCGCTGTAGTGGACGATGGCGCCGTGGGCCGCGTAGCCGCTGATGGTGCTGAAGCTCAGGTCCTGGAACAGGGGCTGCTCCTCGCGGAAGGCGCGCAGCCGGTCCGAGGCGCTGATCTCGGTCTGGCCGCCGCGGGGCACGGCCTTCTCGAGCCAGCGCAGGAACTTCACCATCGCCGCGCCGTCGCGGACGTGGGCGGCGGCGATGCCGCGGATCTGCACCGGGTTCTTGATCGAACGCAGGTCGGTGACCGGCGTGGCGCCGCGGATCAGCAGGGCCCCGCCGAGCAGGTCGGCGACCCAGCGGCTGGTGGTCGCGGGGTCGACGAGCACGCGCAGCCGGCGCTTGCCGGCGGTGCGGCGCCGACCGAGCGCGCGCAAGTCCGTCGCCACCTTATCGTACGGGCGGATCTTGACGATCCCCTTCAGGCCCCGGCGCACGGCGTCGGTGAGCTTGCCCTCGTCGACGTAGAGCACGGCCTCGCGCCCGGTCACCACCAGGTAGCTGATGACCACCGGCGTGGACTCGATGTCGCGGCTGCGGATGTTGCACAGCCAGGCGATGGCGTCCAGGGCGCCCAGGACGTGGGCGTCGACATCCTGGTCCTTCATCGCCGCGCGCACCCGCGCGAGCTTCGAGGCCGCCTTCTCGCCCGCGTACTGCGGCCCGTGCAGGCGCACCGGAGCGGCCGACGGCGCGGGCCGGTCGGTCCACAGCCGGTCGACCAGGTTGCGCGGCACGTAGCGCACCTCGATGCCCTTCTCGCCCAGGGCCCGCTCGAAGTCGTCGGCCGCGGACATGGACATGACCTGCGGGTCGACGCCCAGGACCTGGCCCTGCTTCAGGTTCCTGCCGGCCCACTCCACGAGCGAGGGCACGCCCGGCGCGCCTAGCTTCATCAGCGCGACGCCGCTGCCCTGCAGCTGCATCTCGGCCTGCAGCCAGTAGCGCGAATCGGTCCAGAGGCCGGCGGCGCGGGCGGTGACCAGGATGTCGGCGACCGAGCCGGTGAAGCCGCTGAGCCAGGCGCGGCGCTGCCAGCAGGCCGGCACGTACTCGCTCTGGTGGGGGTCGACGCTGGGCACGTAGTAGGCGTCGATCTTCTCCTGGCGCATCAGGGCGCGCAGCGCGGCGATCTTTTCGCGGGTGGTCATCGGACGTCGCCTCCGGTTGGGGATCGTTGCGGGGTCGTCAGTGCCAGGCCGGGGTCGCGCGGACCCCGAGGATCGCGGCCAGGTCGGCCTCGAGCGAGACCGCGGGCGTCTCGACGATGCGGCCCAATTCCAGGCCGCCCTCGTAGATGATGAAGGTCGGGACGAGTTCCACGCCGTAGCGGGCCCGGTAGCCGGGCGCGACGCCGTGGCTCTCCTCCCAGGCCAGCGCGGCGGGGTCGTCGGCGCGCCCGACCGCGAGCATCTCCAGGGACTCCGCCTCCAGGCCGCAGGCTGCCATGACTTTCCAGAAGCGGGGCACCTCGCGGCGCGAGTCGGAGCACCAGGTGCCCAGCACGCAGACGACACGCAGGTCGCGGTCCTGGGCGGCGAGCGCCTCGACGACGTCGGGCGAGGGCTGGTAGGATGCGGCCTCCGGCGCCAGTTCCGGTGCGAACGCGCTCCAGGCCTCGCGCGTGAGCGGGCCGATCAGGTAGGGGCCCTTCTCGTGCTCGATGCGGGCGGAGTCGGCGATCGCCGGCGCCGGCGCCTCGTCGGCGGCCAAGGCGACGACGGGTGACACGACCGTCGCGATCAGCAACAACGGCACCGCCAACGCGTATCGGG
This genomic interval carries:
- a CDS encoding aminopeptidase P family protein; translation: MTTREKIAALRALMRQEKIDAYYVPSVDPHQSEYVPACWQRRAWLSGFTGSVADILVTARAAGLWTDSRYWLQAEMQLQGSGVALMKLGAPGVPSLVEWAGRNLKQGQVLGVDPQVMSMSAADDFERALGEKGIEVRYVPRNLVDRLWTDRPAPSAAPVRLHGPQYAGEKAASKLARVRAAMKDQDVDAHVLGALDAIAWLCNIRSRDIESTPVVISYLVVTGREAVLYVDEGKLTDAVRRGLKGIVKIRPYDKVATDLRALGRRRTAGKRRLRVLVDPATTSRWVADLLGGALLIRGATPVTDLRSIKNPVQIRGIAAAHVRDGAAMVKFLRWLEKAVPRGGQTEISASDRLRAFREEQPLFQDLSFSTISGYAAHGAIVHYSATPGTDAKLKPKGVYLIDSGAQYLDGTTDITRTVALGPPTPRAKRMFTRVLQGNINLTRTPFPRGMSGQRLEILARQPLMLDGANYGHGTGHGVGHYLGVHEGPMGLTPRDVKNVPLLPGQLLSIEPGHYEAGKFGIRIENLCFVERDEKLSTPDQEWLRWRPVTLCPIDRRMIDKSLMTRDEIGWLNAYHKRVLKELSPLLDRDHREWLKKATRP